A segment of the Blastocatellia bacterium genome:
TCGGCGATCACGCGCTTGATCCAGATCTGGCCGGGAGAGGTTCGAGCAGCCATCTCGTTGATGCGCAATCCGACTTCCATAGAGCCGGTGAACGCGATGAAACGCGTGCGCGGATGGGCGACCAAATAATCGCCGACCTTCGATCCTGCTCCGGGTAGATAGTTCACGACGCCTTCAGGGAATGAAGCTTCTTCGAGCACCTCCATGAACTTCGCGGCGATGATGGGGCTGTCGCTCGAGGGCTTCACGACGACCGTATTGCCTGCGGCGACGGCGCCCATCGTCATGCCCACGAGGATCGCCAGAGGGAAATTCCAGGGAGGGATAATCGCGCCCGCCCCAAGCGGGATATAGAACCACTCGTTGTGCTCATTGGGAAGAGGGGAGGGAGTGACCGGACGGGGGCCATCGTATTGGATGGCCTGGCGCCCGTAGAACTCGCACATGTCGATGGCTTCGGCAACGTCGGCATCAGCCTCGGCCCAACTCTTGCCGACTTCCAGGACGATCCATGCGGCCAGTTCGAACTTCCGGCGGCGCATGACGTGAGCAACTTGGAAGAGATATCGCGCTCGCTCTTCGGCTGGACGGCGCCCCCACCAAGCGAAGGCCTTCCATGCCGCCTCCAGGGCTTGATCCACATGCTCGGAGCTGCCGCGATGCGCCCACCCCACGACTTGATCCGTTTGAGAGGGATTGACGGATTTCAACAGATCCCCCGTCGTATGCCGCTTCCCCCCGATGATAAGTGGATATTCTCGCCCGAATTCCGACTCAACTTTGGCGATGGCCTCGAACATGGCTCGTCGGTTCGCTTCCTGGCTGAAGTCGGTGAAGGGTTCGTTCTTAAATGATGGCACCATAGGTCT
Coding sequences within it:
- the pruA gene encoding L-glutamate gamma-semialdehyde dehydrogenase; this encodes MVPSFKNEPFTDFSQEANRRAMFEAIAKVESEFGREYPLIIGGKRHTTGDLLKSVNPSQTDQVVGWAHRGSSEHVDQALEAAWKAFAWWGRRPAEERARYLFQVAHVMRRRKFELAAWIVLEVGKSWAEADADVAEAIDMCEFYGRQAIQYDGPRPVTPSPLPNEHNEWFYIPLGAGAIIPPWNFPLAILVGMTMGAVAAGNTVVVKPSSDSPIIAAKFMEVLEEASFPEGVVNYLPGAGSKVGDYLVAHPRTRFIAFTGSMEVGLRINEMAARTSPGQIWIKRVIAEMGGKNAIIVDSSADLDAAAEGIVISAYGYSGQKCSACSRAIFLEDVYEAGVEKVIERAQKITVGPTKDPANWMGPVVSQSAYQSILGYIEIGKSEGKLLLGGHALEEVGNGWFIAPTIFGDVSPSARIAQEEIFGPVLACLRARDFDHALEIANGTVYGLTGGVYSRTREHIERARREFHVGNLYINRKITGALVDVHPFGGFNMSGTDSKAGGRDYLLLFLQAKSVAEKF